The DNA region ATTATCTGTCCGATATTCATTCTGCTTGGCACACCCAGCGGATTAAGACAGATGTCTACCGGAGTCCCGTCCGGCAGATAGGGCATATCCTCCTGGGGAACGATTATGCTGACGACACCCTTGTTCCCGTGCCTTCCAGCCATCTTGTCACCAACCTGGAGTTTACGGCGTTTTGCCAGGTATACTTTAATTGTTTTTATGACTCCCGGCGGAAGGTCATCTCCGCGAAGAAGTTTCTCTTCCTCCGTTTCGAGTCCGCTCTCAAGCCTTCTCTGCTCGCTGTCAGCGTTCCTCAGAATCTGTCTGGTTTCATCGTCAATTTTCAGATCTTCTACAAGCTGCTGGCTCCAGTCGATATCGACATAATTCGCTTTTTTCAGGAATGCGGCTGTAAGTTTCCTGCCTGAAGGGACCATCACTTCTCCGGTAAGCTTGTCAACAAGACTTACTGCCTTCTGGCCAAGCAGGATATCTCTGAGAAGTCTGTCTCGTTCTTCGGTGAGTCTTTTTTCATCTTCAGCATATTCCACGCGGAGTCTGTCGCGCTTATCATCGATCTCCCTGCGGGTTCTTTCAGTTCTGTCTTTTCTTGAGAAAACCTTGACATCGATTACAACGCCATCCATCCCTGTAGGAGCCCGAAGCGAAGCGTCTTTCACATCTCCGGCCTTCTGACCGAATATCGCTCTGATCAACCTTTCAGATGGAGACAGATCCTGCTCTCCCTTTGGAGTTATCTTCCCAACGAGGATATCTCTTTCTCTCACTCTGGAGCCGATTTTAATAATTCCATCTTCATCCAGATTCCTGATTTCAAATGGATTATCAACGCTTGGAAGCCCTCTTGTCAGTTCTTCGGGACCAAGTTTTGTCTCCCTGAACTGGGTTTCCATCTCGACGACATGAATGGAAGTAAATACATCATTCCTGACAAGACGTTCGCTCACAACAATAGCATCTTCAAAATTGTATCCGTTCCAGGGCATAAATGCAACTGTTGTGTTTACTCCCAGTGCAAGCATTCCGTTATCAGTAGCCATTCCATCAGCCAGGACATCACCTTTTCTGACTTTATCGCCAACATTTACAAGCGGTCTCTGGTTGAAACAGGTATCCTGGTTGGTTCTGGCAAATTTCCTCAGTTGATATGTATCAAACCGATTGAAGTCGTATACTTCACAGTCTGCCTTGATAACGATATGCGTTGCGTCTACTTCTTCTATTGTTCCACTCCTCCGTGCGGTAGTGAGTACCCCGGAGTCAAGGGCTGCCCTTGTCTCCATGCCCGTTCCGACAATGGGAACCTGCGGGTGCAGAAGAGGAACAGCCTGACGCTGCATATTCGATCCCATCAGAGCTCTGTTCGCATCATCATGTTCAAGGAAGGGAATCAGGGCTGCTGATATTCCAACCAGCTGTCTCGGACTGACATCGATAAATTCAACTTCCTCGGGGGTTACCATCGGGAAGGTCCCTGCCCTTCTTGATCGAACCAGATTCCCGGTAAGATTACCCTCGGAATCAATGGGCGCATCCGCTTCAGCAATTGTAGTTCTGTCTTCTCTGTCAGCGGACAGATAGACGACCTCATCCGTTATTCTACCATTAATCACTCGACGGTACGGCGTTTCAAGGAAACCGAATCTGTTAATTGTCGCGAATACGGCTAATGTAGTGATCAGTCCGATATTCGGTCCTTCCGGTGTTTCAACAGGACACATACGACCATAATGAGTATGATGAACATCTCTTACGTCGAATCCGGCTCTTTCCCTCGTAAGGCCTCCCTGGCCCAGCGCACTTGTTCTCCGTTTATGAGTAAGCTCTGCAAGTGGATTCGTCTGTTCCATGAACTGTGAAAGCTGACTGGAACCGAAAAAAGTATTAATCACGCTTGATAGTGTTCTGGAATTCACCAGATCATGCGGGGTCAGTTTCTCACGATCCTGATGCCCCATTCTGTCTCTTATGGTTCTTGCCATTCTGCTGAGACCCTTTGAGAATTCCTGCCCGAGCAGTTCCCCGACGGTGCGAACACGTCTGTTGCCGAGGTGGTCGATGTCATCAGAGGTATTTCTTCCCTCTCTGAGTCTGATCAGATTCTCTACAATGGCTACAAGATCCGGCACAGTCAGAGTAAGCTTCTCCATTGAAGTGGATATATTCAGCCTTTCGTTAAGCTTGTACCTTCCAACTTCGCTGAGACTGTACCTCTTGGAATCAAAAAACATCGATCTTAGATAGCTCCTGGCATGATCAAGATTTGGAGCCTCGGTACCTCGAAGAGCTTCATAGATCCACATTGTGGCTGAGTCTTCGTTTTTCTCAATTCCTGCTCCAAGACTTGTTGACTCCTTGGCGAGGGTTTTCCTGATTCCATCAAAGTCGTTTGCTTCCATTCTCGTAGAAAGGAAATAAACATCTTCTATTCCGTGTTCAACAAGTTTCTCAATTTTTTCAATACTCTCAACAGGCTCATCACATCTAACAAGCAGCTCACCTGTCTCGGAATCCACAATGTCCTCAGCAAAAGACTTCAGAACAAGCTCGATTGCTTTGGAGCGGCTCTTCAGAGCATCTTTCAGATTCCTCTTAACCCTGGGATAAAAACTTGCGAGAATGTCCTCGTCTGATCCGAGTCCAAGAGCACGCAGCAGCATAGTAACGGGAATCCTTTTGGGGCGCCTGTCGATGTTAGCATAGATTATGTCATTATGATCAAGCTTGAGGTCAAGCCAGGAACCCCTCTGCGGGATAACTCTGGATTTGTATATGCGGTTACCCCGCTGCATTGTTGTTTCCTCAAAGAACACACCCGGGCTCCGATGCAGCTGATTCACAATGACACGTTCAGCTCCGTTGATTACGAAAGAACTGGTTGCAGTCATAAGTGGAAGCTCACCCAGAAATACTGACTGATCGATTATCCTGGATACTTTCCAGGAATCGGAAGAAGACTTGGAGTCAGCGATGTCCACACCTGTCCGGAAAACCAGCCTGAGCATCGTAGTAAGAGGTGCAGAATAGCTCAGACCTTTGTCCATGGCTTCCTGAACGCTGTATTTAGGTCTGCCCAGTTCGTACGACACATATTCCAGTGAAAATTCGCGATTGCTGCTTTCAATGGGAAATGTATCCTGAAAAATCTTATGCAGACCCTGTGGAAGACGTTCATCCGGTGGAACATCATCCTGCAGAAATCTGCTGAACGACTCTCTCTGAATTTTCAGAAGATCCGGCATTTCAATAACCGGCTGCACTCCTGAATAATTTCTTACAGGTCTATTTACCCTCACCTGATCACTCCTCACGCTTGTTAGGAAGTGAAATGACGAAAAAACAATTTCTATTCAGCACGATGCAGGCGGCGGGAGAAGATAAAATCTTCTTCCGCCGCTTATAAAGATTGATGTTACTGGAGCTTGACAGTCGCACCGGCCTCTTCAAGCTGCTTCCTGAGAACCTCTGCTTCGTCTTTGTCCACATTCTCACGAAGCTTCGATGGAACGTTGTCCACAAGCTCCTTCGCATCCTTGAGATTAAGCTCAAGAACATCTTTGATAATCTTGATGACAGGAATCTTCTTTGAGCCGAAGTCCTCAAGAATAACGTCAAACTCGGTCTTTTCATCTGTTACTCCGGCTCCTCCGGCGGGAGCTGCGGCTGCTGCGGCTACGGGTGCTGCAGCTGAGACACCAAATTTATCCTCCATCTCCTTTACGAGCTCCGAAAGCTCCAGAACAGTCATTTCAGAAATGGCCTTGATAATATCAGCCTTCTTGACATCACTCATCTTTTCTCCTCCATTTACAACGGCACCCGATCAGGTCCCGTCTGAACCTTTCTTAATTTTCCCTGCTATCCTTAATCGCGATAACGGTGTAGAATAATTTGCGGATTATTCCACTGCTGACAGATACGAATCCCTGCAACGGCGAGTTGATGGATCCAAGCATTTTGGCCAGGAGTTCATCTCTGGAGGGAATTTCGGCCAGTTCCATCATTTTCGCAACTTCATAAGTCTCACCGGATACGAATCCTCCCTTTACCTGAGGAAGCCCCTTGTGATTCTTTGCGAAGTTCCTTAATATCTTTATTGGAAGTACCTCATCAGCGGAGTATGCCAATGCAGTCGGTCCCTCCATCATTTCAAACACACCTTCATTCTCATCGATCTCGATCAGATTGAATGCTTTCTTCAGAAGTGTGTTTTTCACGATAGTGAAGTTAACATTGTTTTCACGCATATGTGCTCTAAGCTCGGTCATATCCTCAACTTTAATTCCTGTGAAATCAGCGAAGACAATTGAACCTGCCCCGTCAAGACCCTCGACCAGGGAGGCTACGACCTTTTCCTTTAGCTCTCTGGAAATAGCCATTATATCATCACCGCCTATCGAATAAGGGTTTTAAGATCGCTGACATCGATCTTAATACCCGGTCCCATCGTGGAAGAGATCGAAACATTTTTCATGTATCGTCCTTTCACTGCCGATGGTCTTAGTTGAGAGACCTTCTCGAAAAATGACAATGCGTTCTCAGCGAGAGCCTTTTCCTCAAAGCTGGCTTTGCCTATGGGAACATGGAGATTCCCTGTTTTGTCTACCCTGAAACTGATTTTGCCTGCTTTGGCTTCCTGCACTGCTTTTGCTACATCCGCAGTGATTGTTCCAGTTTTGGGATTAGGCATAAGCCCTCTGGGTCCGAGAACCCGTCCGAGCTTTCCGACTATTCTCATCATGTCGGGGCTGGCTATCACAACATCGAAATCAAGCCATCCTTCCAGAATCTTTGAGGCAATATCCTCATCACCAACGAAGTCTGCTCCGGCTTCCTTCGCTTCGTCTGCTTTTTCTCCAGTTGTAAAGACAACAACCCTGACGTTTTTGCCTGTACCATTCGGTAGAATGCAGGTTCCACGCACCATCTGATCAGCATGTTTTGGGTTCACATTGAGGCAGATAGCCATTTCGACTGTTTCGTCAAAACCCGCTGACGCGAGTTTCTTAACGAACATGCAGCTTTCCTCAAGCGAATAAAGCTTCTGTGAATCGATGGTTTCTTTTGCCTGGCGGAATCTTTTACTCATTATTGCCATATCAATCCACCACCACAAGACCAATACTCCGCGCAGTGCCTGCGATCATCGATATCGCGGCATCCTCTGAAGCGGCATTCAGGTCTTTCTCCTTTATTTTCGCGATCTCGCGGCATTGCTTCACAGTAACAGTGCCGACTTTTTCCCTGTTGGACTCCGGAGAGCCCTTTGCAAGCCCTGCTGCTCTTTTAAGCAACACGGCTGCTGGTGGGGATTTCAGAATAAAGGTAAAGCTCCTATCTTTAAAGATACTGATGACCGCAGGAATAATAAGTCCTTCGCTCCCCCGGGTTCGAGCATTGAAGTCCTTACAGAAACCGGCAAGATTAATCCCGTACTGTCCCAGCGCGGGACCGACAGGTGGAGCCGGTGTTGCCTGCCCTGCGGGCAGTTGAAGCTTCACCACACCCAAGATCTTCTTGGCCATGGGAACTCCTTCCTTCGCCGTCGCTACCTCCCCATACTGGTAGTGATGGCTTGGTTACAGAGACGGACCAATTCCGTCTCAAGAACTGTCCGGTTAAATTCTCAGACCGGACGTACCTGTGAGAAATCTATCTCCACTGGAGCCTTACGACCGAAGATCGTAAAGATCACTCTCACACGGCCACGTTCGGGATTGATGGATTCCACAACCCCGGTAAAATTATTAAATGGGCCTTCGGTCACTCTGACTGTCTGTCCAACAGAATAGGGTACTCTTATAACTCTTGCCCTGTCTGAACCTTCAGCCTGACCTTTCAGACGACTGATTTCCTCATTCGAAAGAGGCTGTGGATAGCCCTGATTCATTGGAGGAAAACCACTGACATTGCTCATAGCTCGAATGTCCATGATCATTTCCGGATTCAGCTCAAGCTGAACGAAGACATAGCCTGGATAAAGTTTCTTCTGTCTTGTGGATTTACTTCCCCTGCGGGTGCTCGAAACCTCCTGGGTGGGTATGAGTACCTCTCCAACCTTATCAGGATATTTACGGCTCAGTTGAATGTCCAGAAATCTCTTTACCCTCTTTTCGTATCCTGAGAAAGAATGGACAACGTACCATGAAAAGTTGTCATTGCTCTTCTCATCAGTCTGGTCTTCTTCCAGTTCTGGTGTTTCCTGTCCGCTGGTCTCTTCTTCAGTCATTATTTTTTCCTTTAGCTGCAGCTGTCAGCCGCAATCCAGAAGCCTGCCGACAATGTACATTGCCGGATACACTCCTAGTGAATCAGTCTAATAAGCCCGTTTACCAGGATGGCGGAGGCCTGATCGGCAGCAAAAATCCATACGGAAGTTATCGCCACCGCAATAATTACAACCCAGGTTGACGCGATAACCTCATCTTTTGTCGGCCAGGCTACTTTGATCAGCTCTGCTTTAACTTCGCCAAGAAACCTGAAAGCACCTTTTACCAAACGCACGATCAGGTTGCCTTCACTGGATTTACTTTTTGCCATACTAAGTCCTCTTTGTCCTCTTTTTCCTCAAGAATCTGGTTCGGGCTGACTATCTGGCAGGGCCGGAAGGACTTGAACCCTCAACCGCCGGATTTGGAGACCGGTGCACTACCAATTGTGCTACGGCCCTGCAGATTCTTAGCATAAATAATTCAATTCCCTGCAAGAATCCTGAATCAGCTCAACGGGAGATCCTTCCAGAATTCTCCAGAAAATCTATTTCGTTTCCCGGTGAAGAGTATGCTTACTGCAGAACCTGCAGTACTTCTTAAGTTCCATTCTGTCGGGATTTGTTCGTCGATTCTTTGTTGAAGTGTAATTTCGACGTCTGCATTCCTGACAGGCAAGTGTCACTATTACCCTCACAGTTAACCAGCCTACTCCCCGATTCTGTCAACCACTCCGTGCCCGACGGTACGTCCACCTTCACGGATGGCGAAGCGGAGACCTTCTTCCATGGCAATGGGAGTGATAAGTGTTATTTTTACTCCATCAATATTATCTCCGGGAAGAGCCATTTCGCGACCTTCAGGGAGTTCAATCTCTCCGGTTACATCGGTTGTACGGAAGTAGAACTGTGGACGATATCCGGTTACGAAATGCTTCTTCCTTCCGCCTTCCTTCGTGCTGAGGATAATGATATTAGCGAAGAATTCAGTATGAGGTGTAACAGAACCCGGTTTTGCAAGCACCATTCCTCGCTCGAGCTGATCCTTCTTGATTCCACGAAGAAGAAGCCCGACGTTATCTCCAGCCTGACCCTCATCAAGGATTTTCCTGAACATCTCAACACCCGTGCAGGTTGTTTCGATTGTCTCGTGAATACCAACACGTTCAACCTTATCGCCAGTGTGGATGATTCCACGCTCTATACGGCCGGTTCCAACGGTACCACGACCTTCAATTGAGAACACGTCCTCAACCGGCATAAGGAAAGGCTTTTCAGTATCACGCTCCGGCGTGGGAATCCATGTATCTACTGCTTCCATAAGCTCATAGACACATTTTGCTTCTGCATCATCCGGCAGGCCGCTTGAGTTGAGAGCCTTCAGTGCGCTTCCTCTTATAATAGGTGATTCAGTATCAAATCCGTACTTCTCAAGGAGTTCGCCGACTTCCATTTCAATAAATTCCAGAAGTTCGTCGTCGTCAACCATATCAACTTTGTTAAGAAATACGACCATTCTTGGAACATTAACCTGACGAGCAAGAAGAACATGCTCTTTTGTCTGTTCCATAACACCATCGTTTGCAGCTATAACAAGAACTGCACCATCCATCTGAGCAGCACCGGTAATCATGTTCTTGATGTAGTCAGCATGACCTGGGCAGTCTACGTGAGCGTAATGTCTATTCGCAGTTTCGTATTCCTGGTGAGAAGTAGCAATGGTGATACCACGTTTCTTCTCCTCGGGAGCGTTGTCGATCATGTCAAATTCTACATAACTGACATTATCAAACTGTGTTGCAAGACATTTAGTTATCGCGGCAGTCAGCGTGGTTTTGCCGTGGTCAATATGACCGATTGTGCCAACATTAACGTGAGGTTTAGTCCTTTCAAACTTCTCCTTAGCCATGATTTCTCCTTTTCTTTCTCATCCTTCGTTCCCTGGATAATCTGCTGAATTCCTGTTCTCTATTCAGCTGCTTTTTCTACTACTAATACCAATATGGAGCCCACGAGCGGGATTGAACCGCTGACCTCGTCCTTACCAAGGACGCGCTCTACCGACTGAGCTACGTGGGCTCGGCAGCATCCAGACGGATATTCCCGCATAATTCCTTATTCACTCCCCAGCTTCATGTCTGGAGCGGGAGACGGGGGTCGAACCCGCGACCCTCAGCTTGGAAGGCTGATGCT from Candidatus Aegiribacteria sp. includes:
- the rpoB gene encoding DNA-directed RNA polymerase subunit beta, coding for MPDLLKIQRESFSRFLQDDVPPDERLPQGLHKIFQDTFPIESSNREFSLEYVSYELGRPKYSVQEAMDKGLSYSAPLTTMLRLVFRTGVDIADSKSSSDSWKVSRIIDQSVFLGELPLMTATSSFVINGAERVIVNQLHRSPGVFFEETTMQRGNRIYKSRVIPQRGSWLDLKLDHNDIIYANIDRRPKRIPVTMLLRALGLGSDEDILASFYPRVKRNLKDALKSRSKAIELVLKSFAEDIVDSETGELLVRCDEPVESIEKIEKLVEHGIEDVYFLSTRMEANDFDGIRKTLAKESTSLGAGIEKNEDSATMWIYEALRGTEAPNLDHARSYLRSMFFDSKRYSLSEVGRYKLNERLNISTSMEKLTLTVPDLVAIVENLIRLREGRNTSDDIDHLGNRRVRTVGELLGQEFSKGLSRMARTIRDRMGHQDREKLTPHDLVNSRTLSSVINTFFGSSQLSQFMEQTNPLAELTHKRRTSALGQGGLTRERAGFDVRDVHHTHYGRMCPVETPEGPNIGLITTLAVFATINRFGFLETPYRRVINGRITDEVVYLSADREDRTTIAEADAPIDSEGNLTGNLVRSRRAGTFPMVTPEEVEFIDVSPRQLVGISAALIPFLEHDDANRALMGSNMQRQAVPLLHPQVPIVGTGMETRAALDSGVLTTARRSGTIEEVDATHIVIKADCEVYDFNRFDTYQLRKFARTNQDTCFNQRPLVNVGDKVRKGDVLADGMATDNGMLALGVNTTVAFMPWNGYNFEDAIVVSERLVRNDVFTSIHVVEMETQFRETKLGPEELTRGLPSVDNPFEIRNLDEDGIIKIGSRVRERDILVGKITPKGEQDLSPSERLIRAIFGQKAGDVKDASLRAPTGMDGVVIDVKVFSRKDRTERTRREIDDKRDRLRVEYAEDEKRLTEERDRLLRDILLGQKAVSLVDKLTGEVMVPSGRKLTAAFLKKANYVDIDWSQQLVEDLKIDDETRQILRNADSEQRRLESGLETEEEKLLRGDDLPPGVIKTIKVYLAKRRKLQVGDKMAGRHGNKGVVSIIVPQEDMPYLPDGTPVDICLNPLGVPSRMNIGQIMETNLGWAAKKMGYDVNTPVFDSARNSEIEDALEEAGFDRDGKTSLYDGRTGEPFDQRVTVGCMYMLKLAHQVEDKLHARATGPYAMVTQQPLGGKAQNGGQRLGEMEVWALEAYGAAHCLKEMLTIKSDDVDGRARAYSAMVNGENIPQSLTPESFNVLQNEMRSLALDVELLPENEEG
- the rplL gene encoding 50S ribosomal protein L7/L12, with translation MSDVKKADIIKAISEMTVLELSELVKEMEDKFGVSAAAPVAAAAAAPAGGAGVTDEKTEFDVILEDFGSKKIPVIKIIKDVLELNLKDAKELVDNVPSKLRENVDKDEAEVLRKQLEEAGATVKLQ
- the rplJ gene encoding 50S ribosomal protein L10; the encoded protein is MAISRELKEKVVASLVEGLDGAGSIVFADFTGIKVEDMTELRAHMRENNVNFTIVKNTLLKKAFNLIEIDENEGVFEMMEGPTALAYSADEVLPIKILRNFAKNHKGLPQVKGGFVSGETYEVAKMMELAEIPSRDELLAKMLGSINSPLQGFVSVSSGIIRKLFYTVIAIKDSREN
- the rplA gene encoding 50S ribosomal protein L1, coding for MAIMSKRFRQAKETIDSQKLYSLEESCMFVKKLASAGFDETVEMAICLNVNPKHADQMVRGTCILPNGTGKNVRVVVFTTGEKADEAKEAGADFVGDEDIASKILEGWLDFDVVIASPDMMRIVGKLGRVLGPRGLMPNPKTGTITADVAKAVQEAKAGKISFRVDKTGNLHVPIGKASFEEKALAENALSFFEKVSQLRPSAVKGRYMKNVSISSTMGPGIKIDVSDLKTLIR
- the rplK gene encoding 50S ribosomal protein L11; the encoded protein is MAKKILGVVKLQLPAGQATPAPPVGPALGQYGINLAGFCKDFNARTRGSEGLIIPAVISIFKDRSFTFILKSPPAAVLLKRAAGLAKGSPESNREKVGTVTVKQCREIAKIKEKDLNAASEDAAISMIAGTARSIGLVVVD
- the nusG gene encoding transcription termination/antitermination protein NusG, encoding MTEEETSGQETPELEEDQTDEKSNDNFSWYVVHSFSGYEKRVKRFLDIQLSRKYPDKVGEVLIPTQEVSSTRRGSKSTRQKKLYPGYVFVQLELNPEMIMDIRAMSNVSGFPPMNQGYPQPLSNEEISRLKGQAEGSDRARVIRVPYSVGQTVRVTEGPFNNFTGVVESINPERGRVRVIFTIFGRKAPVEIDFSQVRPV
- the secE gene encoding preprotein translocase subunit SecE; this encodes MAKSKSSEGNLIVRLVKGAFRFLGEVKAELIKVAWPTKDEVIASTWVVIIAVAITSVWIFAADQASAILVNGLIRLIH
- the rpmG gene encoding 50S ribosomal protein L33, with protein sequence MRVIVTLACQECRRRNYTSTKNRRTNPDRMELKKYCRFCSKHTLHRETK
- the tuf gene encoding elongation factor Tu, which gives rise to MAKEKFERTKPHVNVGTIGHIDHGKTTLTAAITKCLATQFDNVSYVEFDMIDNAPEEKKRGITIATSHQEYETANRHYAHVDCPGHADYIKNMITGAAQMDGAVLVIAANDGVMEQTKEHVLLARQVNVPRMVVFLNKVDMVDDDELLEFIEMEVGELLEKYGFDTESPIIRGSALKALNSSGLPDDAEAKCVYELMEAVDTWIPTPERDTEKPFLMPVEDVFSIEGRGTVGTGRIERGIIHTGDKVERVGIHETIETTCTGVEMFRKILDEGQAGDNVGLLLRGIKKDQLERGMVLAKPGSVTPHTEFFANIIILSTKEGGRKKHFVTGYRPQFYFRTTDVTGEIELPEGREMALPGDNIDGVKITLITPIAMEEGLRFAIREGGRTVGHGVVDRIGE